Proteins encoded together in one Rossellomorea sp. y25 window:
- a CDS encoding amidohydrolase: MDHKAHKIIVSKSIFTGNAVFPFDGFVAVRDDRIIGVGPRTEMISFTGPSTETWDVGNRLVMAGFHDFHLHLFLGAMFEGFCQLTFGHSEEATAKMVAEYAKDHPDEEWVLGFGWHHVRWPGQTLPSRHSLDQYMSHRPVVLLNEEAHSAWLNTAALQKLGIHRDTPEPPFGKIEKDEHGEPIGFLYETAVQYVIEAFKFDEKKKTRLMNGMLAKTSSYGITSVSDMLPLPGYTLGDPAFYRTFEEKGTLTTRIHFLDVLDGNLERGIRFREKYQSDKLQFSGSKQFLDGVPLTYTGFLLQPYSDRPSETGGTIYDSHVYQKWIEDADREGFRIRLHACGDAAVRLGLDLYEHARSVNGVRDSRHTIEHIEVCSPSDFDRFAKLGVIASIQPEHLTSGSMDTHAYLDRLGPERARFTWPIGSLQNHRASIAFGTDFPIVDLNPMLGLYRAVTRKHEDGTPQGGWNPHEKISLANALIHYTKSPAYGNFREHDLGTIEVGKKADLVVLDRNLYDVEAEEMLETGVWMTLMDGNVVFGS; encoded by the coding sequence ATGGATCATAAAGCTCATAAGATCATTGTAAGTAAATCCATATTTACGGGAAATGCTGTGTTCCCTTTTGATGGGTTCGTGGCCGTTCGGGATGACCGTATTATTGGAGTTGGTCCCCGTACAGAGATGATAAGCTTTACAGGACCATCGACAGAAACATGGGATGTTGGAAACCGCCTGGTGATGGCAGGTTTTCATGACTTTCATCTCCATTTGTTTTTAGGGGCGATGTTCGAGGGATTCTGTCAGCTGACATTCGGCCATTCAGAAGAAGCGACGGCAAAAATGGTTGCGGAGTATGCAAAGGACCATCCAGATGAAGAATGGGTCCTTGGATTCGGCTGGCATCACGTACGCTGGCCTGGGCAGACTCTTCCCTCCCGTCACTCTCTGGATCAGTACATGTCCCACCGTCCCGTTGTGCTTCTGAATGAAGAAGCTCATAGTGCATGGCTGAATACAGCTGCTCTTCAGAAATTGGGAATTCATCGGGATACTCCTGAACCCCCTTTTGGAAAGATTGAAAAAGACGAGCATGGGGAGCCGATCGGCTTTTTGTATGAGACCGCTGTTCAGTATGTCATTGAAGCTTTTAAGTTTGATGAAAAAAAGAAAACCAGGCTGATGAACGGGATGTTGGCTAAGACTTCATCCTACGGCATAACCTCTGTTTCTGATATGCTTCCTCTTCCCGGATATACTTTGGGGGATCCAGCTTTTTATAGGACCTTTGAGGAAAAGGGAACACTGACGACGAGAATTCATTTTTTGGATGTTTTGGACGGAAACCTTGAGCGTGGTATCAGATTCAGGGAAAAGTATCAATCCGATAAACTTCAATTTTCCGGCTCGAAGCAGTTCCTGGATGGTGTCCCCCTCACCTATACGGGCTTTTTGCTTCAGCCGTACTCGGACCGTCCTTCTGAAACCGGCGGCACAATTTATGATTCTCACGTTTACCAAAAATGGATTGAAGACGCAGACCGGGAAGGTTTCAGGATCCGCCTGCACGCATGTGGCGACGCTGCGGTCCGGTTGGGACTGGATTTGTATGAGCATGCCCGGAGTGTAAACGGGGTGCGGGATTCACGCCATACAATCGAGCATATTGAAGTATGCAGTCCAAGTGACTTCGATCGGTTTGCGAAGTTAGGCGTCATTGCATCCATTCAGCCTGAACATCTGACATCAGGGTCTATGGATACACATGCCTACTTAGACAGGCTTGGTCCGGAAAGGGCTCGATTCACCTGGCCGATTGGATCCTTGCAGAATCATAGGGCCAGTATCGCTTTCGGAACGGACTTTCCGATTGTGGACCTGAATCCCATGCTTGGTCTTTACCGGGCGGTTACCAGAAAGCATGAGGACGGAACTCCTCAAGGCGGCTGGAATCCTCATGAAAAGATTTCATTAGCAAATGCATTGATTCATTATACGAAATCCCCTGCCTACGGAAACTTCAGAGAGCATGATTTAGGAACGATCGAAGTCGGAAAGAAAGCGGATTTAGTCGTCTTGGACCGGAATTTGTATGATGTGGAAGCAGAGGAAATGCTGGAGACTGGTGTTTGGATGACATTGATGGATGGAAACGTTGTGTTTGGAAGTTAG
- a CDS encoding GNAT family protein, with protein MLTRTFPVLETERFRLRQMEEGDAPQVFDYFSKDEVTRYYDLESFQEEKQAVEIINKWSERFQVNEGIRWGIALKETDEIIGSCGFHQWEKEHFKAEVGFEVHPTYWKQGVMTEVLRPILQYGFEEMSLNRIEAFYDPENTASKNCLEKAGFTFEGVLRKAAFEKGIFCDAAVCSLLKEEF; from the coding sequence ATGCTGACAAGAACCTTCCCTGTACTTGAAACAGAAAGATTCCGCTTAAGACAGATGGAAGAAGGGGATGCTCCCCAAGTATTTGATTATTTTTCAAAAGATGAAGTTACACGATATTATGATTTAGAATCGTTTCAAGAAGAAAAACAAGCTGTTGAGATCATCAATAAATGGAGCGAGAGGTTTCAGGTGAATGAAGGGATCAGATGGGGGATTGCTCTAAAAGAAACAGACGAAATCATCGGAAGCTGCGGTTTTCATCAATGGGAAAAAGAACACTTCAAGGCCGAGGTGGGATTTGAAGTTCATCCAACGTATTGGAAACAAGGGGTTATGACCGAGGTTTTAAGACCGATCCTGCAGTACGGGTTTGAAGAAATGTCTCTTAATAGAATAGAAGCGTTTTATGATCCGGAAAATACAGCTTCAAAGAATTGCCTTGAAAAAGCGGGGTTTACGTTTGAAGGAGTATTGAGAAAAGCGGCATTTGAAAAGGGTATCTTTTGCGATGCAGCTGTTTGTTCCCTGTTAAAAGAAGAGTTTTAA
- a CDS encoding UvrD-helicase domain-containing protein has translation MNKVLTNYSIYPYEAEKKEIPVAPLHKGETTKQLISSHEEDAFFFRTMEEAGIHLNASQIEAVRHVKGPCLTLAGAGTGKTTVLVCRAGYLMTVKDIQPRNILLVTFTKKAAEEMKQRISSLPGTEAGGQVHASTFHALFLYLLRSRHYTQEVIGNERYKQIILKQIQREMNIYDPYDAETLLAKLSHYKLNQKDIRDLPQKSKSEKEVRDILLKYEEWKRMNHKMDFDDILTEAYQLLLSNPNLLTSLQHRFQYVMVDEFQDTNLVQYELMKLIAAHRNLFVVGDDDQTIYTFNGARNEFILDFDEEFPDARVVTLKENYRSDAYIIGLGNEVIGRNDHRRKKELIATKIEGQKPLYSRPATADEEAVWITEEIHRLIEEGYTYGDMTILHRTMSSGRAVFEQLLLKEIPFTPYNQKDSLFYENWTVKPVVDYLRLSMVPRNFSAMESLLPTLFIRRDRGMAHILEEDRKERKKYPLIHLTTLSGLKPFQIKNIKERMKFLKSIGDQSPEAAIKRIRKEFYHQYIDAQESHVVTEQKELIKEMLDELEGSAKRFDTISSFITFIDEMKAKYEEIYTNQSQKKNTNSVSLMTIHRSKGLEFPVVFLIGAIEGNLPHSSALNANKLEDKVYKDPNQMEKALGAVEEERRLAYVAITRAKEKLFISSPAYYQGETRKCSRFIADLFRNEPHTDQPKTSKKARSGKVSKILAWVCTNTKCIAWQRPETHEDTESKVCPLCSSPMKLGEKEITE, from the coding sequence TTGAATAAAGTATTGACGAACTATTCTATTTACCCATATGAAGCGGAAAAGAAGGAAATTCCGGTAGCGCCACTACATAAAGGCGAAACGACGAAACAGCTGATATCCTCTCATGAAGAGGACGCTTTTTTCTTTCGGACGATGGAGGAGGCAGGCATTCATTTGAATGCTTCTCAGATAGAGGCTGTGCGTCATGTGAAGGGACCGTGCTTAACCCTTGCTGGAGCCGGGACTGGAAAGACAACAGTTCTCGTTTGCCGGGCAGGCTACTTGATGACCGTGAAAGATATTCAGCCGAGGAATATTTTACTTGTGACATTTACAAAGAAAGCGGCAGAAGAAATGAAGCAGAGGATTTCAAGCCTGCCGGGGACGGAAGCGGGCGGACAGGTTCATGCCAGTACGTTTCATGCTCTGTTTCTTTATTTATTGAGATCCCGTCATTACACACAAGAAGTGATCGGGAACGAGCGCTATAAACAAATTATCTTGAAGCAAATTCAGAGAGAAATGAATATATATGACCCTTATGATGCGGAGACGCTCCTCGCAAAACTCTCTCATTATAAGCTGAATCAAAAAGATATCAGGGACCTTCCACAGAAATCCAAATCAGAAAAAGAAGTGCGAGACATTCTCTTAAAATATGAAGAGTGGAAGCGAATGAATCATAAGATGGATTTTGATGATATTTTGACAGAGGCATATCAATTATTACTTTCGAATCCCAACCTTTTGACCTCTCTTCAGCATCGTTTCCAGTACGTGATGGTAGATGAATTCCAGGATACGAATCTTGTACAATATGAGCTTATGAAGTTGATTGCCGCTCATCGGAATTTGTTCGTAGTAGGGGATGATGATCAAACGATCTACACCTTTAACGGCGCAAGAAACGAATTTATTTTGGATTTTGATGAAGAGTTCCCGGATGCAAGGGTTGTAACATTGAAGGAGAACTACCGATCTGATGCCTATATTATAGGGCTCGGGAATGAAGTAATTGGAAGGAATGATCACCGCCGGAAAAAAGAGCTCATTGCCACGAAAATAGAAGGGCAGAAGCCTCTTTATTCAAGACCGGCAACTGCTGATGAAGAGGCCGTTTGGATCACAGAAGAAATCCATCGGTTAATAGAAGAAGGCTATACGTACGGGGATATGACGATTCTTCACCGCACGATGAGCAGCGGGCGGGCGGTCTTTGAGCAACTGCTATTAAAGGAAATTCCTTTTACGCCATATAATCAAAAGGATTCCCTCTTCTATGAAAACTGGACGGTGAAACCGGTGGTGGATTACTTGCGGCTATCGATGGTTCCAAGGAACTTTTCAGCCATGGAATCACTACTGCCGACTCTTTTTATAAGAAGGGACCGGGGGATGGCTCATATTCTGGAGGAAGATCGTAAGGAGAGAAAGAAATATCCTCTTATCCATTTAACGACATTATCAGGATTGAAGCCGTTTCAGATAAAGAATATAAAAGAACGGATGAAATTTCTAAAGTCGATCGGAGACCAGTCACCGGAAGCTGCAATCAAACGGATCAGGAAGGAATTCTATCATCAATACATCGATGCCCAGGAATCTCATGTGGTAACAGAACAGAAGGAACTCATTAAAGAAATGCTGGACGAGCTTGAAGGATCGGCGAAGCGTTTTGATACGATTTCCAGTTTTATTACTTTTATTGATGAAATGAAAGCAAAGTATGAGGAAATCTATACAAATCAGAGTCAAAAGAAGAACACGAACAGCGTTTCCCTCATGACGATCCATCGTTCCAAAGGTTTGGAATTCCCCGTCGTGTTTTTAATCGGGGCCATTGAAGGGAACCTTCCTCATAGCTCAGCCCTGAATGCCAATAAGCTTGAAGATAAGGTATACAAAGATCCGAATCAAATGGAAAAGGCTTTGGGTGCAGTAGAGGAAGAAAGGCGGCTCGCTTATGTGGCCATCACAAGAGCAAAAGAAAAATTATTTATTTCTTCTCCTGCTTATTATCAAGGGGAGACGCGGAAGTGTTCACGCTTTATTGCGGACTTATTTAGGAATGAACCCCACACGGATCAGCCGAAAACATCTAAAAAGGCGAGGAGTGGGAAGGTGAGTAAAATCTTGGCCTGGGTTTGCACAAATACCAAGTGCATTGCCTGGCAGAGACCGGAAACCCATGAGGATACGGAATCCAAGGTTTGTCCCCTTTGCTCGAGTCCAATGAAGCTTGGTGAAAAGGAAATCACTGAATAA